A genomic window from Polyodon spathula isolate WHYD16114869_AA chromosome 43, ASM1765450v1, whole genome shotgun sequence includes:
- the ndnl2 gene encoding necdin-like 2 isoform X2: protein MSQKNKKRVSASQSSQVKGAKVQDVEMDSDEDVSLTQPSSTQLQRSLARLTPAQVDRKMAEVVQFILIKDQKKVPIKRADIVKHVVKEYKNIYNEIMKRVSKTFEQVFGLKLVEIDVKHHCYILINKLEHVEDDNLSLGGSPKTGLLLVILGIIFMRGGVVKECNIWSTLKKLRVEPGERHEDFGDVRKLVVDEFVRQKYLEYIRVPHTDPVEFEFRWGLRAENEVSKMKVLEFFSKVQDQDPKIWASQYKEAEQSEAASALR, encoded by the exons ATGTCGCAGAAGAATAAGAAGAGAGTTTCAGCCAGCCAGAGTTCACAAGTAAAAGGAGCCAAG gTGCAGGATGTAGAGATGGACAGTGATGAGGACGTTAGTCTGACACAGCCCAGCTCCACCCAGCTGCAGAGGAGCCTCGCTCGTCTCACCCCAGCGCAGGTGGACCGCAAG ATGGCCGAGGTTGTGCAATTCATTCTAATTAAGGACCAGAAGAAAGTGCCAATCAAACGAGCTG ATATCGTGAAGCACGTGGTGAAGGAATACAAGAACATCTACAATGAGATAATGAAGAGGGTCAGCAAAACCTTTGAGCAG GTGTTTGGTTTAAAACTGGTGGAGATTGATGTTAAACATCACTGCTACATCCTGATTAACAAACTGGAACACGTGGAAGACGATAATCTGAGCTT AGGGGGCTCACCAAAGACGGGTCTTCTCCTGGTTATTTTAGGTATAATCTTTATGAGGGGTGGTGTGGTGAAGGAGTGTAA CATCTGGAGCACACTGAAGAAACTTCGAGTGGAGCCGGG AGAGAGGCATGAAGACTTTGGAGATGTCAGGAAGCTGGTAGTAGACGAGTTTGTCAGGCAAAA gtaTCTGGAGTACATTCGCGTCCCGCACACGGACCCTGTCGAGTTTGAGTTCCGCTGGGGGCTGAGAGCAGAGAACGAGGTCTCCAAGATGAAGGTGCTGGAGTTCTTTTCAAAG
- the ndnl2 gene encoding necdin-like 2 isoform X1 — MSQKNKKRVSASQSSQVKGAKVQDVEMDSDEDVSLTQPSSTQLQRSLARLTPAQVDRKMAEVVQFILIKDQKKVPIKRADIVKHVVKEYKNIYNEIMKRVSKTFEQVFGLKLVEIDVKHHCYILINKLEHVEDDNLSLGGSPKTGLLLVILGIIFMRGGVVKECKYNVPGHSFVFLARNPKLYKHIHYVEFKWAALKETHKRCLLALPSFHMCLQGENVLLAAKHVSHQGKQLIGYLQVGSP; from the exons ATGTCGCAGAAGAATAAGAAGAGAGTTTCAGCCAGCCAGAGTTCACAAGTAAAAGGAGCCAAG gTGCAGGATGTAGAGATGGACAGTGATGAGGACGTTAGTCTGACACAGCCCAGCTCCACCCAGCTGCAGAGGAGCCTCGCTCGTCTCACCCCAGCGCAGGTGGACCGCAAG ATGGCCGAGGTTGTGCAATTCATTCTAATTAAGGACCAGAAGAAAGTGCCAATCAAACGAGCTG ATATCGTGAAGCACGTGGTGAAGGAATACAAGAACATCTACAATGAGATAATGAAGAGGGTCAGCAAAACCTTTGAGCAG GTGTTTGGTTTAAAACTGGTGGAGATTGATGTTAAACATCACTGCTACATCCTGATTAACAAACTGGAACACGTGGAAGACGATAATCTGAGCTT AGGGGGCTCACCAAAGACGGGTCTTCTCCTGGTTATTTTAGGTATAATCTTTATGAGGGGTGGTGTGGTGAAGGAGTGTAAGTACAATGTTCCAGGTCATTCTTTTGTGTTTCTAGCTAGAAATCCAAAATTGTATAAACACATTCACTATGTAGAGTTTAAATgggcagctttgaaagaaacacacaaacgctgtttgcttgccttgccttcatTTCACATGTGTCTTCAAGGTGAAAACGTcctactggctgcaaagcacgtCAGTCATCAAGGCAAGCAGCTGATTGGCTACTTACAGGTAGGAAGTCCCTGA